A portion of the Bacillota bacterium genome contains these proteins:
- a CDS encoding M20/M25/M40 family metallo-hydrolase, whose translation MQINQERLVNEFLTLVQIDSFAGEEREIADYLIKQLKDLGLEVTEDNAGETINGNAGNLIARLPGDEQKPTIMFCAHMDRVAPGKGIKPIIDNGIIRSDGTTILAADDAAGIAAILEAVRVIKEAGINHGSLEVVFTIAEEGGLFGAKALDRSQLKAEFAYFLDSNDQVGTIINQAPSHQNLDLTFYGKAAHAGVSPEKGVSAIKIAAEAIAAMKLGRIDHETTANVGIIKGGAATNIVPELCTANCEIRSLDPEKLKNQVDSMIAAARNAAAKYGMKVDIHLEDSYPAFKIPEASPVIQLAMKAAEAIGVTPQIRGTGGGSDASVLNGKDLPSVVLGLNYKDVHSTNESIAIADLVKATELVIAIIEHA comes from the coding sequence ATGCAGATTAATCAAGAAAGACTCGTGAATGAATTTCTTACCTTAGTGCAGATCGACAGCTTTGCCGGTGAGGAGCGGGAAATCGCTGACTATCTCATCAAGCAGCTGAAAGATCTGGGTTTGGAAGTAACTGAAGATAACGCTGGTGAAACTATCAACGGCAATGCTGGCAACCTGATTGCAAGGCTTCCCGGCGATGAGCAAAAGCCAACGATTATGTTCTGCGCTCACATGGACCGGGTTGCGCCGGGGAAAGGCATAAAACCAATAATTGATAACGGGATTATCAGAAGCGATGGCACCACCATTCTGGCAGCCGATGACGCAGCCGGGATTGCAGCAATCTTAGAAGCAGTCCGCGTTATTAAGGAAGCGGGGATTAATCACGGCAGCCTGGAAGTGGTCTTCACGATTGCGGAAGAAGGCGGATTGTTCGGCGCCAAGGCTCTAGACCGCTCCCAGCTTAAAGCGGAGTTTGCCTATTTCCTCGACAGCAATGATCAAGTTGGTACAATTATCAACCAGGCTCCTTCCCATCAAAACCTCGACCTGACTTTCTACGGCAAAGCAGCCCATGCCGGCGTCAGCCCCGAAAAAGGTGTCAGCGCCATCAAGATTGCGGCCGAGGCGATCGCTGCCATGAAGCTGGGTCGAATCGATCACGAAACAACTGCCAATGTGGGCATCATTAAGGGCGGCGCGGCTACCAATATTGTTCCGGAACTGTGCACCGCCAACTGCGAAATTAGATCTTTGGATCCAGAGAAACTGAAAAACCAGGTAGATTCCATGATTGCAGCAGCTCGTAACGCGGCAGCTAAATACGGCATGAAAGTCGACATCCACCTGGAAGACTCTTATCCGGCGTTCAAGATTCCCGAGGCCAGTCCGGTAATCCAACTGGCGATGAAAGCTGCGGAAGCCATCGGCGTAACACCGCAGATCAGAGGCACAGGCGGCGGCAGCGATGCCAGTGTTTTAAACGGCAAGGACCTGCCTTCTGTAGTCTTGGGACTCAACTACAAGGATGTGCACAGCACCAATGAGTCCATCGCGATTGCGGACTTGGTTAAAGCCACTGAACTAGTAATAGCGATTATCGAGCATGCTTAA
- a CDS encoding MATE family efflux transporter yields MEAQIKPSSHNKVVLALALPAIVEMLLQLTVGLADTAMVGRLGAQALAAVGLANQLLMLLSTILSAIGTGNTALVARHVGAGEFEIAGRIAKQAVILAVIIAVVSGAVVLSFGDAVLGFLFRSTEPEVIGLASDYVAIVSLALAFNYCLILINSALRGAGDTKTPMQITAIVNIINIIGNFFLIYGIGPFPVLGVQGAAIATAAAQTVGGVLALISLYRNPNIKVSFSLPIRIDREIVKRILKIGVPAAVEQGSMRIGQLFYTMIIASLGTVAYAAHQVALNAESISFNPGFGFALAATTLVGQYLGADKPELAEQFGYRASKMAVVFMSIMGVVFFLFAEQIVYLFTPDQEVIALASVCLRIVAVSQPALAAQMVFAGGLRGAGDTRGILWITLTGFMVVRVGLTLILSLWLDLGLIGAWIAMGVDLYYRSILMWSRFRRGSWKTLKI; encoded by the coding sequence ATGGAAGCGCAGATCAAACCCAGCAGTCACAATAAAGTTGTCTTGGCTCTAGCTCTGCCGGCAATTGTGGAAATGCTCCTACAGCTCACGGTCGGCCTTGCTGATACCGCGATGGTAGGCAGACTGGGAGCTCAAGCCTTAGCGGCAGTCGGGTTAGCTAATCAGCTGTTGATGCTGCTGTCCACAATTCTCAGCGCAATCGGTACCGGAAACACTGCGCTAGTAGCTCGGCATGTAGGAGCTGGTGAGTTTGAAATCGCTGGTAGAATTGCAAAGCAGGCAGTAATCCTAGCTGTGATTATTGCTGTTGTTTCCGGTGCGGTAGTGCTTAGTTTTGGAGATGCTGTGCTCGGCTTTTTGTTCCGCAGCACTGAACCGGAGGTTATTGGTTTAGCCAGCGATTATGTTGCCATTGTCAGCTTAGCCCTCGCTTTTAATTACTGCTTGATCCTAATCAACTCCGCTCTGCGGGGAGCGGGTGATACCAAAACGCCGATGCAGATAACAGCCATTGTGAATATCATTAATATTATCGGGAACTTCTTCCTGATCTACGGCATCGGTCCTTTCCCGGTATTAGGAGTGCAGGGAGCAGCGATCGCAACAGCTGCGGCCCAGACAGTTGGCGGAGTGCTGGCATTGATTAGTTTATACAGGAATCCCAATATCAAGGTCAGCTTCAGCCTGCCCATTAGAATTGACCGAGAAATAGTGAAGCGTATTCTCAAGATCGGTGTGCCGGCAGCAGTTGAGCAGGGCTCAATGCGGATCGGCCAGCTGTTTTATACCATGATTATTGCTTCATTAGGCACCGTGGCTTACGCTGCCCACCAAGTAGCCCTAAACGCAGAGTCGATTTCATTTAATCCCGGTTTCGGCTTCGCTCTGGCGGCGACTACCCTAGTCGGGCAGTATCTCGGCGCAGATAAACCGGAATTAGCGGAACAATTCGGCTATCGAGCGAGTAAAATGGCAGTAGTGTTTATGTCAATTATGGGTGTAGTCTTCTTTCTATTTGCCGAGCAGATTGTCTACTTGTTTACGCCTGACCAGGAGGTAATTGCTCTGGCCAGCGTCTGCTTGCGGATTGTGGCGGTGAGCCAGCCCGCTCTGGCTGCTCAGATGGTCTTTGCGGGAGGACTGAGAGGAGCAGGCGATACCCGCGGCATTCTCTGGATTACCCTTACCGGGTTTATGGTGGTGAGGGTAGGTTTGACACTGATATTATCCCTGTGGCTTGATCTTGGTCTCATCGGAGCTTGGATCGCCATGGGTGTGGATCTTTACTACCGCTCCATTCTGATGTGGAGCCGCTTCCGCCGCGGCAGCTGGAAAACATTAAAAATATGA
- a CDS encoding methylated-DNA--[protein]-cysteine S-methyltransferase encodes MRVYKHYTPLGLILLAEEEQRFVKIWLADSDEEQAHRRSPLLPQPYASDLDLYFRGETVEFNWPLKLVGTPFQKRVWQELLQIPYGKTTTYKQLGEKIGTKGYRAVGQAVGANPLIIVVPCHRVLAARGLGGYSCGLEMKQSLLRLEKILREERAR; translated from the coding sequence ATGCGTGTTTATAAGCATTATACACCATTAGGACTGATTTTGCTAGCAGAGGAAGAACAGCGTTTTGTTAAAATCTGGCTCGCAGATTCTGATGAAGAGCAGGCTCATCGCCGAAGCCCCCTTCTGCCTCAGCCCTACGCATCTGATCTGGACTTATATTTTCGAGGTGAAACGGTAGAATTTAACTGGCCTCTGAAATTAGTCGGAACTCCATTTCAAAAACGGGTTTGGCAGGAACTTTTACAGATTCCCTATGGAAAAACTACTACTTATAAACAGCTTGGTGAAAAGATCGGAACCAAGGGCTACCGCGCTGTAGGACAAGCGGTAGGGGCCAATCCTCTGATCATTGTCGTACCCTGCCACCGGGTTCTGGCAGCAAGGGGTTTAGGCGGCTACAGCTGCGGACTTGAGATGAAACAGTCACTCTTAAGGTTAGAAAAGATATTACGTGAGGAGAGAGCTCGCTAA
- a CDS encoding MBL fold metallo-hydrolase — protein MSSVVIKPDVYWVGAVDWNIRTFHGPAYSTPRGTTYNAYLIVDEQITLVDTVYGPFAQELIRHIAEIVDPAKIDNIIINHIESDHIGAFPEIMRLAPNANVYATANAVRGIKKLFFRDYDITVVKTGDTISTGKYTFSFIEAPMLHWPDSMFTYIPELKLLLPNDAFGQHYAANVRFADQADLGLVLMEAQKYYANILNPFSKLVLKKLEEIGELGLEIDMIAPSHGFIWRNPEVIIEAYQRWAQGTAERRIVIAYDTMWESTAKLAHALLEGVTDAGWRGIIFEISKSDHNEIVTKIHDAEGVFIGSPTYYNNTLTTVSPLLDELVGLKVGGKFGFAFGSQGWSGGAAKTIEGKLQAAGIELAAPAYTVQWVPTDEELAEARSLASSLLT, from the coding sequence ATGTCTAGTGTGGTAATTAAACCAGATGTTTATTGGGTAGGCGCCGTAGATTGGAACATCCGCACTTTTCACGGACCGGCCTATTCCACTCCCCGCGGTACTACTTACAACGCCTATTTAATTGTGGATGAGCAGATTACCCTGGTTGATACAGTCTACGGACCTTTTGCCCAGGAATTGATCCGCCATATTGCAGAGATTGTCGATCCCGCTAAAATTGATAATATCATTATTAACCACATCGAGTCAGACCACATCGGTGCGTTTCCCGAGATCATGCGGCTTGCCCCTAATGCCAATGTGTATGCGACGGCTAATGCGGTTCGGGGTATTAAAAAGCTGTTTTTCCGGGATTATGATATTACGGTTGTCAAAACTGGAGATACGATCAGCACCGGTAAATACACGTTCAGCTTTATCGAAGCTCCGATGCTTCACTGGCCCGACAGCATGTTTACATACATTCCTGAGCTGAAACTTCTACTGCCAAATGACGCTTTCGGACAGCACTACGCTGCTAATGTCCGCTTTGCTGATCAGGCAGATCTGGGTTTGGTGCTGATGGAAGCGCAGAAATACTACGCCAATATCCTCAACCCTTTTTCTAAGTTGGTACTGAAGAAGCTGGAGGAAATTGGAGAGCTGGGTTTGGAAATCGATATGATTGCCCCCAGCCATGGGTTTATTTGGCGGAATCCGGAAGTAATCATTGAGGCTTATCAAAGATGGGCGCAGGGGACAGCGGAGCGGAGGATCGTGATTGCCTACGATACGATGTGGGAAAGCACCGCTAAGCTTGCCCACGCTCTGCTGGAAGGAGTGACGGACGCAGGTTGGCGGGGCATTATCTTCGAGATCTCCAAATCGGATCATAATGAGATCGTGACCAAGATCCATGATGCAGAAGGAGTATTTATCGGCTCGCCAACCTACTACAACAATACCCTGACAACAGTCTCGCCGCTTCTCGATGAGCTGGTTGGCTTAAAGGTAGGCGGCAAATTTGGCTTTGCGTTCGGCTCCCAGGGATGGTCAGGTGGCGCAGCCAAAACCATTGAGGGTAAGCTGCAGGCTGCTGGCATCGAATTGGCGGCTCCGGCCTATACCGTGCAGTGGGTACCGACTGATGAGGAGCTTGCAGAAGCCCGCAGTTTAGCGAGCTCTCTCCTCACGTAA
- a CDS encoding glutamine--tRNA ligase/YqeY domain fusion protein, giving the protein MNLKPSNFIDKIVADDVANGLEEVATRFPPEPNGFLHIGSAYAINISYSIAQKYQGRFNLRMDDTNPLKEDVSYVNAIIDDFKWLGIDYGDQVLYGSDYFDQMYEYAVYLIKKGKAFVCDLSPDEIREYRGTLTEPGKNSPYRDRSVEENLELFEQMRAGKFAEGEKVLRAKIDMASPNIVMRDPVIYRIIHAEHYRTGNKWCIYPMYDFAHPIQDYIEGITHSLCSNEFVNNRELYNWVLDNLDLPNRLPQQIEFGRLNISGVVTSKRYLKQLVDSGYLEGWDDPRLPTIQGMRRRGYTQDAIFTFLNEIGVPKTESTVDVEMLEYFVRQDLLEKSPCLMAVVDPIKVVITNMDPNKVEWLEADNNYKTDMGTRKVPFTRELYIEREDFMEDPPKKYNRLAVGREVRLKHAYYLKCDEVIKDENGEIVELHCTYDPETLSGSGFTGRKVKGTIHWVSAKEGLNCTIRHYEPLFLNPPEEDRLLESINPNSRQDFTSVIEPSLLDFIDQGVTHYQFLRNGFYVLDSRLGSKENLVFNRIVHLKSSYRP; this is encoded by the coding sequence ATGAATCTAAAGCCGAGCAATTTTATTGACAAAATCGTTGCCGATGATGTGGCAAATGGATTGGAGGAGGTTGCAACCCGCTTCCCGCCAGAACCGAACGGTTTTCTGCATATCGGCAGCGCCTATGCGATCAACATCAGCTACTCGATTGCCCAAAAGTATCAAGGCCGCTTTAATCTGCGGATGGATGATACTAACCCGCTGAAAGAAGATGTTTCTTATGTTAATGCAATTATCGATGATTTTAAATGGCTGGGCATCGACTATGGGGACCAAGTTCTATATGGCTCCGATTATTTCGACCAGATGTATGAATACGCTGTTTACTTAATCAAAAAGGGTAAAGCCTTTGTCTGTGATCTGTCCCCAGACGAGATTAGGGAATACCGGGGTACCCTGACTGAGCCGGGGAAAAACAGTCCCTATCGGGATCGTTCAGTTGAAGAGAATCTAGAGCTGTTTGAGCAGATGCGGGCTGGTAAATTCGCAGAAGGCGAAAAAGTTCTGCGGGCAAAAATTGATATGGCCAGCCCAAATATCGTTATGCGGGATCCGGTAATTTACCGCATCATTCATGCCGAGCACTATCGGACCGGAAATAAGTGGTGCATTTATCCGATGTATGACTTTGCCCACCCGATTCAAGACTATATTGAAGGCATTACCCACTCGCTGTGCTCCAATGAGTTTGTTAACAATCGGGAGCTGTACAACTGGGTTCTGGATAATCTAGATCTGCCCAACCGCCTGCCGCAGCAGATTGAGTTTGGCAGATTGAATATCAGCGGTGTGGTAACCAGCAAGCGGTATCTAAAGCAGCTGGTTGACAGCGGCTATCTCGAGGGCTGGGATGATCCGCGGCTGCCCACAATTCAAGGTATGCGCCGCAGGGGCTACACCCAGGACGCGATTTTTACCTTCTTAAATGAGATCGGTGTTCCCAAGACTGAAAGCACCGTTGATGTAGAAATGCTGGAATACTTCGTGCGCCAGGATTTACTAGAAAAAAGTCCATGCTTGATGGCAGTGGTGGATCCGATTAAAGTTGTGATCACCAATATGGATCCGAACAAAGTGGAGTGGTTGGAAGCTGACAATAACTACAAAACCGATATGGGAACCCGGAAAGTGCCCTTCACCCGCGAGCTGTATATCGAGCGGGAAGACTTTATGGAAGATCCTCCGAAGAAGTACAATCGCTTAGCCGTGGGAAGGGAAGTGCGGTTAAAACACGCTTATTACCTGAAGTGCGATGAAGTAATCAAAGATGAAAACGGCGAGATTGTGGAGCTGCACTGCACCTACGATCCAGAAACGCTGAGTGGATCTGGCTTTACAGGCCGCAAAGTTAAGGGGACAATCCATTGGGTTAGCGCTAAGGAAGGGCTCAACTGCACCATTCGCCACTACGAGCCGCTGTTCTTAAATCCGCCGGAAGAGGATCGTCTGCTGGAGTCCATCAATCCTAACTCGCGGCAGGATTTTACCTCGGTAATTGAACCGTCACTTCTTGACTTTATTGATCAGGGCGTTACCCATTATCAGTTCTTGCGGAACGGATTCTATGTGCTCGACAGCAGATTAGGATCGAAAGAAAATCTAGTTTTCAACCGCATTGTGCATCTAAAGAGCTCCTATCGTCCATAA
- a CDS encoding Gfo/Idh/MocA family oxidoreductase has protein sequence MMKKHRYVLVGTGGRARFFYEALVSQYRETSELVAFCDINPARLEYAVNTLKEKYPDYPEIRTYLADQFDEMIEKEKPDTVIVTTIDRTHHRYICRAMELGCDAITEKPMTVDAEKCQQIIDTIKKTGRNLRVTFNYRYSPYNTKIRELIMNDAIGEVTSVHFEWLLNTRHGADYFRRWHRDKRNSGGLLVHKSTHHFDLVNFWLGSEPDTVFAMGDLLFYGRENAENRGVTKFYYRGTGSENAKDDPFALDLDRNDQLRNLYLNAEKYDGYLRDQSVFGDGISIEDTMGVMVRYKNKAILTYSLNAYLPWEGYRVAINGTKGRIQVDVGERSYINAGGDAADEGSVRMKRIVVYPMHGERYEVPVEEAPGGHGGGDPRLLDDIFGNPEPDPFNRAASHVDGAMSILVGIAGNKSIATGMPVKIKDLVEF, from the coding sequence CTGATGAAAAAGCACAGATATGTATTAGTGGGTACAGGCGGAAGAGCCCGTTTCTTTTATGAAGCTTTAGTATCTCAATATCGGGAAACCAGCGAACTCGTGGCTTTTTGCGATATCAACCCAGCCAGACTAGAGTATGCTGTAAATACTCTTAAAGAAAAGTATCCGGACTATCCAGAGATTCGGACATATTTAGCGGACCAGTTCGATGAAATGATCGAAAAGGAAAAGCCGGATACAGTTATCGTTACCACTATTGACCGCACTCACCATCGGTACATCTGCCGGGCAATGGAGCTTGGCTGCGATGCGATTACCGAGAAACCCATGACTGTTGACGCAGAAAAATGCCAGCAGATCATCGATACCATTAAGAAAACCGGCCGCAATCTGCGGGTTACCTTTAACTACCGCTACTCGCCTTACAACACCAAAATTCGCGAGTTGATCATGAACGACGCGATCGGTGAGGTAACTTCAGTCCACTTCGAGTGGCTGCTGAACACCAGACACGGAGCTGACTACTTCAGACGCTGGCACCGCGATAAGCGCAACAGCGGTGGATTGTTGGTCCACAAATCTACTCACCACTTTGACTTAGTTAACTTTTGGCTTGGCAGCGAACCGGACACAGTATTTGCCATGGGCGACCTGCTGTTCTACGGCCGTGAGAACGCTGAAAACCGCGGCGTAACCAAGTTCTATTACCGCGGCACCGGTTCAGAAAATGCGAAAGATGATCCATTCGCCCTCGACTTAGATCGCAATGATCAGCTCAGAAACCTCTATCTCAACGCTGAAAAATACGACGGCTACCTAAGAGACCAGAGCGTATTTGGCGACGGCATCAGCATTGAAGACACCATGGGTGTGATGGTTCGCTATAAGAACAAAGCAATTCTTACCTATTCGCTCAACGCCTATCTGCCATGGGAAGGCTACCGAGTGGCCATTAACGGCACTAAAGGCCGCATCCAAGTTGATGTAGGCGAGAGATCTTACATTAACGCTGGCGGAGATGCAGCCGATGAAGGTTCTGTACGCATGAAGCGGATTGTTGTTTATCCGATGCACGGTGAACGCTACGAAGTACCGGTGGAAGAAGCGCCCGGCGGCCACGGTGGCGGTGATCCCCGTCTTCTCGACGATATCTTCGGTAATCCGGAGCCCGATCCGTTCAACCGCGCCGCATCTCATGTAGATGGTGCTATGTCAATTCTGGTAGGTATTGCCGGCAACAAGTCCATTGCTACCGGAATGCCTGTTAAAATTAAGGATCTAGTTGAGTTTTAA
- a CDS encoding AraC family transcriptional regulator codes for MRTIAELNYDFRIETRKRDAFNMNDKHRHEPYEIYYLRAGERYYFIDDRIYHVNQGDLIFVPSNVLHRTTAANNEQHERTVLYFKDRFLADLVPQSAHLMDCFYRETKVVRPKVAEQMQIENTLAKLSTEYGKSLPHSALYLKALLIELLVLANRIEPAEPNLYDSLSPIHEKIHKIVRYLRKNYQSAVTLAQLGDKFYISQYYLSRMFKEVTGLTLIEYLNTVRVQEAQKLLTSSDLSITEISGLVGYENQTYFGRIFKRITGLTPSEYRRQSSAG; via the coding sequence GTGAGAACAATCGCTGAGCTGAACTATGATTTTCGCATTGAAACAAGAAAACGCGATGCTTTTAACATGAATGACAAGCACCGCCACGAACCTTATGAAATCTATTATCTTAGAGCTGGGGAACGCTATTATTTCATCGATGATCGCATTTACCACGTTAACCAAGGCGACTTAATTTTTGTGCCCAGCAATGTCCTGCACCGCACCACTGCAGCCAACAATGAGCAGCACGAGCGCACCGTCCTCTATTTTAAAGATCGGTTCTTAGCTGATCTGGTCCCCCAGTCGGCCCATCTCATGGACTGTTTTTACCGGGAAACCAAGGTTGTGCGCCCAAAAGTGGCCGAGCAGATGCAGATCGAGAATACCCTGGCCAAGCTGAGCACAGAATATGGGAAGTCCCTTCCCCACTCTGCGCTCTACCTGAAAGCGCTTTTGATCGAGTTATTAGTCCTTGCCAACCGCATTGAACCGGCAGAACCGAACTTATATGATTCCTTAAGTCCGATTCACGAGAAAATCCACAAAATTGTGCGCTATCTCCGCAAAAACTACCAGTCTGCGGTAACGCTGGCACAGCTGGGAGATAAATTTTACATCAGCCAGTACTATCTTTCCCGCATGTTTAAAGAAGTAACCGGATTAACCCTGATCGAATACCTAAACACAGTCCGGGTTCAGGAAGCCCAGAAGCTGCTCACCAGCTCAGACCTGTCTATTACCGAGATTTCTGGTCTGGTAGGCTATGAGAACCAAACTTATTTTGGACGCATCTTTAAGCGGATCACCGGACTAACTCCGAGTGAATACCGCCGTCAGAGCTCAGCAGGATAA
- a CDS encoding CBS domain-containing protein: MTAYENSRRYLNAFIDIEHELEKIAQTKRHIPFYQLVDKAALLDPFVRDIAIELKEYGDLRNAIVHERIDDQPIAEPHEEVVRRLEAIRDLLRTPPTVGELFLGRVVTCNLDDTLREAVTRMHTHAFSKLPVYQGDRFVGILTAEAVTYWLADHIDNCLDLDQEPVQSVLKYLQNPDNYQFVTPDCPLFDVLRYFEDYSHRGKRLQAVLISDDGTEKGRLMGIITVFDLPKIYHTLDLK, from the coding sequence ATGACTGCTTATGAAAACTCCAGGCGCTATCTCAATGCCTTTATTGATATTGAGCACGAGTTGGAGAAAATCGCTCAGACGAAACGCCATATACCTTTTTACCAGCTGGTGGATAAAGCGGCGCTGCTGGATCCCTTTGTGCGGGATATTGCGATTGAGCTGAAAGAATATGGTGATCTTCGCAATGCCATTGTCCATGAACGAATCGATGATCAGCCCATTGCCGAGCCCCATGAGGAAGTGGTGCGGCGATTGGAGGCGATCCGCGATCTGCTCCGCACGCCCCCCACAGTAGGCGAGCTGTTTTTGGGCAGGGTGGTCACCTGCAATCTTGATGATACTCTTAGAGAAGCGGTTACCCGGATGCATACCCATGCTTTTTCCAAACTGCCGGTTTATCAGGGAGACCGCTTTGTGGGGATTTTAACCGCCGAAGCGGTTACTTACTGGCTGGCTGATCATATCGACAACTGCCTTGATTTAGATCAAGAACCTGTGCAGTCAGTCCTTAAGTATCTGCAAAATCCGGATAACTACCAGTTCGTGACTCCTGACTGCCCGCTCTTTGATGTGCTCCGCTACTTTGAAGATTACAGCCACCGCGGCAAGAGACTGCAGGCGGTGCTGATCAGCGACGATGGTACCGAGAAGGGCAGGCTGATGGGGATTATTACGGTGTTTGACCTGCCTAAAATCTACCACACCCTCGATCTAAAGTAA
- the purD gene encoding phosphoribosylamine--glycine ligase: MQVLVVGSGGREHAICWKLKQDRPDLKLYCAPGNGGIAELAELMPIEVAEIEQLLDFAISRKIDVTIVGPELPLSLGIVDRFQAAGLKIFGPTRAAAEIEASKAFAKDLMERYGIPTAAYQAFSSEAAALEYIETQALPLVVKADGLAAGKGVVICADKDQAKAAVRESFKTHPRVVIEEFLIGEELSLMAFVDGTTVLPMAAAQDHKQVFEGDQGPNTGGMGAYSPVPHLGEKVTAEAVERVLIPAAEALVKEGRSFTGVLYAGLMLTEQGLKVIEFNARFGDPETQVVLPRLEADLLEIILACAEHRLDGIDAISWSNEAAVAVVMASRGYPGVYEKGKLISGIDRVEARQHTAVFHAGTSRGQDGLVTAGGRVVAVVGQGDTLELAKKRAYEGVSEIRFEGMHYRRDIADKALIRS, translated from the coding sequence ATGCAAGTACTTGTAGTGGGGAGCGGCGGCAGAGAGCATGCCATCTGCTGGAAGCTAAAACAGGATCGCCCTGATTTAAAGCTGTACTGCGCTCCCGGTAACGGCGGCATTGCTGAGCTGGCGGAGTTGATGCCGATTGAGGTTGCCGAGATTGAGCAACTGCTGGATTTTGCCATCAGCAGGAAGATTGATGTGACGATTGTTGGTCCGGAACTGCCTTTAAGTTTAGGTATTGTGGATAGGTTTCAAGCTGCGGGGCTGAAAATCTTTGGACCGACACGAGCTGCCGCCGAGATTGAAGCGAGCAAAGCTTTTGCTAAGGATTTGATGGAGCGGTACGGGATTCCCACTGCAGCTTACCAAGCGTTCAGCAGTGAAGCAGCCGCTCTTGAATATATCGAAACCCAAGCTCTGCCCTTGGTAGTGAAAGCGGATGGGCTGGCTGCCGGCAAAGGAGTGGTCATCTGCGCCGACAAGGACCAAGCTAAAGCGGCAGTGCGGGAAAGCTTTAAAACCCATCCCCGGGTTGTTATTGAAGAGTTTTTGATTGGCGAAGAGCTGTCGCTGATGGCATTTGTTGATGGCACTACCGTTCTGCCCATGGCAGCTGCCCAGGACCATAAGCAGGTGTTTGAAGGTGATCAGGGACCAAATACCGGAGGGATGGGAGCCTATTCGCCGGTACCCCATCTCGGTGAAAAAGTAACTGCCGAAGCGGTGGAGCGCGTCTTAATTCCCGCTGCGGAAGCGCTGGTTAAGGAAGGGCGAAGTTTTACAGGTGTTTTATATGCGGGGCTGATGCTGACGGAGCAGGGTTTGAAGGTAATTGAGTTTAATGCCCGCTTTGGCGATCCGGAAACCCAGGTGGTTCTCCCCAGGCTAGAGGCAGATCTTCTGGAGATAATCCTGGCCTGCGCTGAGCACCGTTTGGATGGGATTGATGCGATTTCCTGGAGTAATGAAGCAGCAGTTGCTGTAGTAATGGCAAGCAGGGGCTACCCAGGTGTTTATGAGAAGGGTAAGCTGATTAGCGGAATCGATAGGGTGGAAGCCCGCCAGCACACCGCGGTGTTTCACGCGGGAACAAGCCGCGGTCAAGACGGGCTGGTGACCGCGGGAGGACGAGTTGTTGCCGTGGTTGGCCAGGGAGATACATTGGAACTTGCCAAAAAACGGGCTTATGAAGGTGTTTCTGAAATCAGATTTGAGGGAATGCATTACCGGCGGGATATAGCCGATAAAGCGCTGATAAGATCTTAG
- the purN gene encoding phosphoribosylglycinamide formyltransferase: MVKIAVFASGSGSNYEAIMRFFAENPDTRVEVALVVCDQPGAGVIQRAQSWGTPIVIVERRKFAGKRQFEEYILAQLQEHRIDFIALAGYMRLLGPTLLDQYPGRIINLHPSLLPSFPGIDAVGQALQAGVRVTGVTVHFVDRGMDTGPIIAQEAVKVALGDTHASLSARIHEVEHRLYPQIVHACAVGKIYLDGRRVCWKAEEGFKE; this comes from the coding sequence GTGGTTAAGATCGCCGTCTTTGCTTCCGGTTCCGGTTCGAACTATGAGGCAATTATGCGGTTCTTTGCAGAAAACCCTGATACTAGGGTGGAAGTGGCCTTGGTGGTATGCGACCAGCCGGGAGCAGGCGTGATCCAGCGGGCGCAGAGCTGGGGAACGCCGATTGTGATTGTTGAGCGGAGAAAATTTGCAGGCAAAAGGCAGTTTGAAGAATACATACTAGCTCAGCTGCAAGAGCATCGGATTGATTTTATTGCTCTTGCCGGCTATATGCGTCTGTTAGGGCCTACGCTTTTGGATCAGTATCCGGGCAGGATTATTAATCTTCATCCATCGCTGCTGCCGTCCTTTCCCGGAATTGATGCGGTGGGACAGGCGCTGCAGGCGGGTGTGCGGGTTACCGGTGTAACAGTGCACTTTGTGGATCGCGGCATGGATACCGGACCAATTATTGCCCAGGAAGCAGTAAAGGTTGCCCTTGGTGATACCCATGCCAGCTTATCGGCGAGGATTCATGAGGTTGAACATCGGCTTTATCCGCAAATTGTGCATGCCTGCGCTGTGGGCAAGATCTATTTAGATGGCAGGCGGGTGTGCTGGAAGGCTGAGGAAGGGTTTAAGGAGTGA